In the Ascaphus truei isolate aAscTru1 chromosome 12 unlocalized genomic scaffold, aAscTru1.hap1 SUPER_12_unloc_7, whole genome shotgun sequence genome, one interval contains:
- the LOC142473840 gene encoding histone H2B 1.1-like codes for MPEPAKSAPAAKKGSKKAVTKTQKKDGKKRRKSRKESYAIYVYKVLKQVHPDTGISSKAMGIMNSFVNDIFERIAGESSRLAHYNKRSTITSREIQTAVRLLLPGELAKHAVSEGTKAVTKYTSAK; via the coding sequence ATGCCTGAACCAGCAAAGTCTGCGCCAGCGGCCAAGAAGGGCTCTAAGAAAGCCGTGACCAAGACCCagaagaaggatgggaagaaGCGTAGGAAGAGCAGGAAGGAAAGTTACGCGATCTACGTGTACAAAGTGCTGAAGCAGGTTCACCCTGACACCGGCATCTCCTCCAAGGCCATGGGCATCatgaactcctttgtgaatgaTATCTTCGAGCGCATCGCAGGGGAATCGTCCCGTCTGGCTCATTACAACAAGCGCTCGACCATCACTTCCCGGGAGATCCAGACCGCTGTGCGCCTGCTGCTGCCGGGAGAGCTGGCCAAGCACGCCGTGTCCGAGGGCACCAAGGCGGTCACCAAGTACACCAGCGCCAAGTAA
- the LOC142473852 gene encoding histone H2A type 1-like, which translates to MSGRGKQGGKTRAKAKTRSSRAGLQFPVGRVHRLLRKGNYAQRVGAGAPVYLAAVLEYLTAEILELAGNAARDNKKSRIIPRHLQLAVRNDEELNRLLGGVTIAQGGVLPNIQAVLLPKKTESHKPAKSSK; encoded by the coding sequence ATGTCTGGAAGAGGCAAACAAGGCGGGAAAACTCGCGCTAAGGCCAAGACGCGCTCATCTCGGGCTGGGCTGCAGTTCCCAGTCGGCCGTGTGCACAGGCTGCTTCGGAAGGGAAATTATGCTCAGCGTGTGGGGGCCGGAGCCCCGGTCTATTTGGCCGCAGTGCTGGAGTATCTGACCGCTGAGATCCTGGAGTTGGCCGGTAACGCCGCCCGGGACAATAAGAAGTCCCGCATCATCCCCCGGCACCTGCAGCTCGCTGTGCGGAACGACGAGGAGCTGAACAGGCTGCTCGGAGGGGTCACCATCGCTCAGGGGGGTGTCCTGCCCAACATCCAGGCCGTGCTACTGCCCAAGAAAACCGAGAGCCACAAGCCGGCCAAGAGCAGCAAGTGA
- the LOC142473860 gene encoding histone H1-like: MAETAPAPPPPAESAAKKKQPKKAAGASKSRPAKSGPSVSDLIVRAVSASKERSGVSLSALKKALAAGGYDVEKNNSRLKLALKGLVSKETLIQLKGSGASGSFKLNKKQLESKEKAAKKKDVGKPKKPVAKKPAKSPKKPKKAPAGVKKSPKKVKKPAAAKKPAKSPKKSKAAKPRKAVKSPAAKKAAKPKAAKSPAKAKAAKPKAAKPKRAAAPKK, from the coding sequence atggccgagaccgctcctgctcctcctcctccagctgaaagcgccgccaagaagaagcagccgaaGAAAGCGGCCGGAGCCTCAAAAAGCCGCCCAGCAAAGTCCGGTCCCAGCGTGTCCGATCTGATAGTGAGAGCTGTGTCCGCCTCTAAGGAGCGCAGCGGGGTCTCCCTGTCCGCTCTGAAGAAGGCTCTGGCTGCAGGAGGCTACGATGTGGAGAAGAATAACAGCCGCCTGAAGCTGGCTCTCAAGGGCTTGGTGAGCAAGGAAACCCTGATCCAGCTGAAAGGGAGCGGAGCCTCCGGATCGTTCAAGCTGAATAAGAAGCAGctggagagcaaggagaaggcggccAAGAAAAAGGATGTGGGGAAACCCAAGAAGCCAGTGGCAAAGAAACCCGCCAAGTCCCCCAAGAAACCCAAAAAGGCTCCGGCGGGAGTGAAGAAAAGCCCCAAAAAGGTCAAGAAACCGGCGGCCGCCAAGAAGCCAGCAAAAAGCCCGAAGAAGTCTAAAGCTGCCAAGCCCAGGAAGGCTGTGAAGAGCCCGGCGGCTAAAAAGGCTGCGAAGCCAAAAGCTGCTAAGAGTCCAGCTAAGGCCAAGGCAGCAAAGCCCAAAGCAGCAAAGCCCAAGAGGGCGGCAGCTCCTAAGAAGTGA
- the LOC142473861 gene encoding histone H3, translating to MARTKQTARKSTGGKAPRKQLATKAARKSAPATGGVKKPHRYRPGTVALREIRRYQKSTELLIRKLPFQRLVREIAQDFKTDLRFQSSAVMALQEASEAYLVGLFEDTNLCAIHAKRVTIMPKDIQLARRIRGERA from the coding sequence atggcccggaccaagcagaccgcccggaaatccaccggAGGGAAGGCTCCCCGTAAGCAGCTAGCGACCAAGGCTGCCAGAAAGAGCGCTCCGGCCACCGGCGGAGTGAAGAAGCCTCACCGCTACCGGCCCGGTACTGTGGCTCTCAGGGAGATTCGCCGCTATCAGAAGTCCACCGAGCTGCTCATCCGCAAGCTGCCCTTCCAGCGCCTGGTCCGGGAGATCGCCCAGGACTTCAAGACTGACCTGCGCTTCCAGAGCTCGGCTGTCATGGCTCTGCAGGAGGCCAGCGAGGCTTATCTGGTGGGGCTCTTCGAGGACACCAACCTGTGCGCTATCCACGCCAAGAGGGTCACCATCATGCCCAAGGACATCCAGCTGGCCCGCAggatcagaggggagagagcttaG